The window TGGTTGGAATAGGAGCAGCAATACCTGATTTAGACAGAGAGTATGCTTTATTGAAGAGGGACATTTTTAGAAGAATGCAGTTACACAGAGCATTATTTCATAACATATTTTTCATCATTGCACTTTTCCTATTTAATAAATATATTGGAATAGGGGCTTTAACCCATGTTATTTTTGATGCTTTTACAAGCCCCTCTGATAGGGGTGTGGAGTTATTTTTTCCCTTGACCAGATTGGTAAAGGAGTATAAATTAAATTACGAGGGGAAAGAGTCTGGGAGAGGTAAGAGATCAGCATGGTATCTTGAGGATCCTACTAGATTAGTTGAACGTACTGCTGATAAGGATCTAAGAGAGCCTAAAAGGGAACCATGGAGAAGAATATATGGACCATTTAAGAACTCAATGTTAGTTGATTGGGCAGTATTTTATGCTTCTGGAGTATATATTATACTAAATGAACAATTGACAATAGGATTTCTAAATTGGCTGATTCAGTTTCTTTATGTAGTCTTCGTTAAGTATATTATAATCTCCCTAGGGATAGTCATGTTTTATGTGGCTGGAGAGGTTTGGAGGAGAAGGAATGTTGGGAGAAGACCAATAATTGTCACAATGACTGTAGGGTTCATATTGATCCTATATCAAGGGAGTCAGCTGTTCTCTCCATTATTAATAGGCTCACTTGAACCTATTTATCTGATAATTCCATCCTTTATAATCGGAATTATTCTGGCTTACATAC is drawn from Sulfolobus acidocaldarius SUSAZ and contains these coding sequences:
- a CDS encoding membrane protein, with translation MNLNSHILLALALGLALFHRVDLAVLVGIGAAIPDLDREYALLKRDIFRRMQLHRALFHNIFFIIALFLFNKYIGIGALTHVIFDAFTSPSDRGVELFFPLTRLVKEYKLNYEGKESGRGKRSAWYLEDPTRLVERTADKDLREPKREPWRRIYGPFKNSMLVDWAVFYASGVYIILNEQLTIGFLNWLIQFLYVVFVKYIIISLGIVMFYVAGEVWRRRNVGRRPIIVTMTVGFILILYQGSQLFSPLLIGSLEPIYLIIPSFIIGIILAYIHVRIRKKDVVL